TTTCCTGGAAATCATTCAACACTAAGTACTACATCGAGAGACAAGCACACAGCCTGTACAACATAAGCATCTTCAGAAAAATTTCAGCTCATTCTCAATGATGTAACAAGATTGCAAAtcagagaaaaggaaaaaatgaaacTATACATGGTGTACCAAGCAAAGAACTACTACAAACAAGAACACAGGACAAGGCTTTATGTGGTGCAAGTGGATACTGAGAAAGAAGATTACTCCTGCATTTGTTGCAAGTTTGAAAAGGATGGCATTTTGTGCTCTCATATTCTAAAAGTCATGTTGCACCTTGAGGTGGATAAGATACCAGACAAATACATAATAGACAGGTGGAGGAAACAAGGCCAGAAAATGAATAAACCCAAGGCAATTCCACTCAGATTAGATAATGATGAACTGAGATACAATGTCCTAGGCATGAAGCTAGTGGAGCTTGGCTCAAACGCTTCAAAGAGTCAAAGGAAGTTTGAATACCTGCTATCAGAAATGTTCAGGATTCAACAACACTTAATTGATATGgatagagaaggagaagaagagatgGATGGGCAAGGAGAACAAATATAGGAGAGCAACAGATCCAACAAGACAATAGGCACACTGACAACTATGGCACAGAGTGGTGGCAGCAATTCAACTATTGAGCTATTGAATCCTGATAAGGCGCACACAAAAGGGCGCCCACGAATGATGACCATACAAGAACGCATAAAAAACAAGACATTCTACAAGTGCAGCCACTGTAATGATCCGGGTCACACAAAAAGGAAATGCACTAATCTGGATAAAGTATACGACATCCCAAAAAATAAGAGATCAAGGAAGACAAGCCAGCCAAGATCAGCTGATGGAGGTGATTCTCTATAAAAAAACAACTAGAAAATAAACATAGCACTCCATTGACACACTCATAAAAAACTGTGGAAAATGGTATTGTTATCGACTAACTGTGGAGAATGGTATTGTTAACAGGGCGAGGGCGATAGAACGCTACCAACAAAGAGATCAACGCCACCAACATACCTATCAATGAGGTCTCCCAACTACAGCAATGACGTGGCTCCTACCCTGCAACTCTAACTCCCTCTGCTCGTACCCTGCATGGATAGAGAACAAAGGAGTAGTCAGGACTATTTACATTTTCTGATTGCACAAACTTCATGTAAGAAAAAAAGATTGAGAGAAAAAAGAATGTTTACAAAAAATATGTGAAAACCCTTATTAGAAGCAAAGAATATGAACAAAAATGAGTGTGATGTTTTCATGTTATTTGATATAGATGCGAACAGGGACTGATTGTAGACATCTTTGTTAGTCTTTCATTGCAGTAGTGATACTGAGCATGGCGTCTCTCAAAAAAAAGAGCGGCGCATAGAGTGAGGTTTTAGAAAAATCACACCGATGGAAAAAGTGGTACACACCGCAGAATGAATTAGACACCTACGGGTTCAGACACTAAACTGACAGACGCATAACATTAGAAAAACTGAGACTTAAGTTACTGAAAATTAAGGAAGAACAAACAAACTGACAAGGTAAATGATAGTCTGTCTCTGAATGTATACATCTGACATAGAAGACAAACATTTGTATCTACATGAAAAAGGAAGTGGCCACCATTTACAACAAATATGATATGCTCGTACAACCAACGACAACTTTCTCAACAGTTCAACCGACCACTACACTACACAAAAATTGATCTAGATGATGCTACAAAATTGTTTTAAATGAGCTCTCTTCTTCTCTTGATGCCCATCCAACAAGCCTAGAAACAGAGAAACGCCACCGCTGTTATGGAGGATTGCTGACGAAGTCACCCTaacaaaggaaaaaaaaaagaaaaaacacacaTCATAAGACAGTTAGAAAAAAAATGCAGAAAAGAATAAAAAAGATgtgaaaaataaaatttaaaaaacatgaaaaaaatgaAGAGTTAAAATGAATGAATGAGAAGAAGAACCTGTAAGTTGAAACCAGTGACAAGGCTCTTGTCTGCAGTGTTTTTCTTCCAAAAGAAAAGTTGGTTCATGTACTGAATTCTTATGTGTTGGATGTCGTCATGTGAGAAAATCTTGCGCAGATCCAAGGGTGGTGCCCATATCTCCATTATCTTTGTTGCAAACACTCCACAATCATTTCTGAAAAAAAGAGgtgatgttcaaaaaaaaaacaagcTGAAAAAGggggaaaacaaaaataaaaacaagagCAGGTGGGGAAAGAGAGCCCTTACCCATTAGTCTGTTTGGGCACATGAGGGTACATCCTTTTGAAAATCTTGAAATTATGCTGGTCTGTTTGGAAAATGATTTCCCACAACTTGATGAAGTTCTTGATCTGCATGTGaataaaaaatgatgaaaaaaagaaacataaaaaatAAAATCATATAGATGGGGGGAAGGCATTTAGACAAAAAAAAGATGTGATGAATAAAGTGTGATGgacagaaacaaaagaaaaaaggtgATGAACAACTTACAAATTTCTCTCTGATAGTCTTGTGAAGATACGAGTCCTTGTCATAAAAAGAATCCAAGAAAGCAAAAAGTTTCCACTTGAAATCGACAGCAAACACTATCCAATGGTTGTCGAGACATGTGGGGAAGAACAGCTaatcaaaaatagaaaaaaataaaaacacattAAAAGAGTtggaacaaaaaaaatcaaaacggaaAAAAATAgaacacaaacaaaaaaagaaaaaataaatgaaGAAGGACAAAGAAGAACACACCGTATTTGACAAATCTAGACGTTTACCCCTACTTGCTGATGCTGCCCCCAGAAACGAAGTGGCAATTGATCTTAGTTTATCGTCTTGGTAGTTCAGTATGTTCTCCTGCAGGGAACAGACAAATACATGACCAAAATGGCAAAGTAGAGGCAGGGTAATGTAcaccaaaaaatgatgtaaaaaaccagcaaaagaaaaaaaatgataaatGTTGAACCAAACTAAAAACATACACCAATATTCGGGAAGAAATGGTGCCTTCCAGAGATTGAGGGATGACGGTCCTCGAAGAACTTCCGACAAAAGCAAGGGATCAAAAAGTTGTCGACGTGCCCGGTTGGCATAAGGCTTTGTCCAAGTGATACATAATTGCAATGAACCATCGAGTACGTCAACGCATACTTCCTGTTTGTTGCCAcatagaaacaaaaaaaactaatcaGGCACGGCCATACTTTTCTATGGGCGAACAGGAATAATCTAGtcggtgttcttggtcttggcgatTGCCATCTTCTGATGAAACAATATTTGATCATTGTTTAAGCTATATTGGCGAAAAATGGATTTTGTATGCTGCCATGCTTACCATGAGCTATTCAAGTAGCACTAGGAAACATAGGGTTTTGTGAGTGCGCAAAAACATACCACGGGACAGTAAGATTTAAAACCTTATTTGCCTACTTATTCACTAATGTTTATATTGCCAGTAACTCAAAGGTATCAGACCTTAACTGGTGTATATACAGTCTAAAAGCCCTAAACTTTAACTAAGATATTTCAGCGTGAAGCACTGACTTGAGCTTGTTTTGAGGTGACACTATAGCAAAATCAACAACGAGAAAGCCAAAAGAACAATGGTAACTTTTTTCACAGGCTGAAAAGACACAAAAATACACATGATTTTTTTCTCAGTCAAAGAACTATGATACAAAAGAAAAACACCAATGACAGCGACATGTTGGAGGAAGAGAATTTTGATCGATCAATCAAAGTGTTAAAAAACTAGTGAGATGTTTGACAGCTTCAAAATGATATACTACAAAATTATGATATAGTACACACTTTAAAGATTGAAAAAAGACCAGTATGTAAAAATACTTAAATAAAACAGGCTAAAAAACTGATTAACGTACCTCTGAATTCTTTTTGTATATGCAAGTTCAATTATTGAGCTGTAATGCATGCACTCTTCGTTTGACACAGGGAACCTTTCGTTTTCCTTGATTGGGAGTTCCAGGAGACTTTTTGGTCGCAAAATGATCAAATCATCATGTCGACCTTGATTGACAATGGTGTCTGGCGCAAGTTCATCGATAATGATATGATTATCAGTGTCGTCTGGCACATCAACAACCTCTTCTACCCCTACTGTAGATTGGCGTTGACGTTTCGCAATTGGTCTGATCAGATTGTTGTATACATGATCTGCATTCTTAGCTAATTCGATTTGCCTGACACCAAAACTTGTTGGACTGATATCAACAATGTCTGCCTTCCTCTTAGTTGGCtgccaaaaacaaaaataaaaaagctTCGGTGAAAGCTAACATGCAAAAAATCATGTAAAACTGAACCAAAAATAGCTCCACATATGCGAAAAAAGATAGATTGAAGATTTCCTGCCTAACTAGTTTTAGATTTTAGGACTGTCCAGCTACAAAAATatgctgacaagaaaaagttgctTGCTGATTAGCTGAGTTGTCGTGCTACGGTGAGCATGTAGAACACAGAAATGCTCAATAAAAGTACAAAGAAGACAAGACAAAAAGAATGACTAAATACAAAAGGTATAACAAGACGCACTCAGCTCCCTATATCCCTCGTAGCCTCCCAACATCATTTTTTGTGCCGGTTAGACTGGTGGAGCGTGTGAAAGTGCCCTGGCCGTTTTGCACACTAAACTGCAGAAAAGAGTTGCGCTCCTTCAACCCTACTGGGAATGTGTTAATCAAAGAAAACTCCTGCTCATGATGCATTGTGTTGAACATTCTAGCCCTGACCTTCTTCACTACTCCCACTTCAGGCACTTGGATGGggaaaaacagaaaatagaaaattaaAACTTGACTGTACAATTCATAGAAAAGACTAAACTTAAgaaccaaagaaaaagaaaaaatagatttACCTTTTTCATTGCTGTGTTCAACAATTTTAGTAATCACACAATCTGGGGTTGCTGCagaaaaacacacaaaaaacagatgTAAAAAGGCACTACTAAAAACAAGGAAGAGAACACAGAAAAAGGTgggaaataaaaaaagaaacatgGAGGAAAAGTTGCACGAATGAACCTAAAGCATCGTGTGAGCTCTTATGAACTACCGACAAACTGTTCTCATCAATAGGTTGCAATGGAAGCTTGTTGTTCCTCGTTCCGATGACTGAAGGCTTAGTAGGTGCAAATGATGAAACTATGTTTTCATTGATCTTGACAGTTGTGCGGTTGATGCTGCTCTTAACGTGCTTGAGGTTCTCATTCACTTTGCTGCATTCACCATACTCTGCTTCCAACCAAGAAAAAACACATATACTCACATAAGCAATAAAAACACATTTATTCGAAGACCACAAAAACTAAAAATAACTTGACAAAATGGTCAAAATAACTTTGAATTAAAAAAACAGAGCAAGTATCCGATGAGATTCTCAAGTAAAAAGGAGCCTCATCACACACCAAAAATGCATACCGTGTGAACTTTTCTGTTGAGTTCTATCATCCTTGCTCATTATGCCCATGTTTTGTTTCGCTACTGGTCCTAGTTTTGAAGAGGTGTCCCGACCACTAACGACGAAAAGAGATGATAGTCTGGATCCAGATAGAAACTTCAACACATTTGATGTTATTGCTTCCTGAACATTTTGCAAACCAGACTCCTTTATGTTGTCGCAGTCTGCGCTGTCAATGATGCCCTGAATGATCTGACAAAGAACAAAAATAGGAATAACAGAAAAAGAACAACACTGAAATGACAAGAAAACCTAAAAAAAATTAAGATGAAAGATACAAACATAGTGAGGCAAGACTAAAACCTGCGTATGTAGAATATTAGCATAAGATGACATCATCTCCTCTTTGAAAGATACTGATATTGATCCTTGTTGAATAATGCCATGAGGAGCACCAATTTCAGTTGCAAACACATGCTGCCATAAAAAGATAATTGATGCGGAAAAAAGGGAAAATAGTCAAAAATAATGACTAACtacagaaaaaagaagaaagagatgCATGTGCCTAACTCCCTTTTGAACTACAGAAGAAAATTGCTCAACACAAAAATGAAAAACGTCTAACACACCTCCTTTTTGAACGGTCTCCTTCCAAATAAGTTGCGCTTCTTCCGGTCAAGTTCCGAGAAATGTTTAATCAAATTACCCTTCCATGCAAGAATCCGCGGGACGCCTTGCTCGACCACCCTTATACCAAAGTCAAGCTTGTCCAAATACAACACCTTAAAAAGACACCCAAAAAAACTTAGAGAAGGAAAAGGAACAAAACAATCGACGGGGGTATGTGtgacaaaaaaaacaaaaagaacaaAAGAGATACTGAACACTTACAGCCAAGCAATATATGCAGAAATCAAACGCTTTTGGTTTTCTGCCGGTTTCCCTACCAAACAACACATATTGGTTGATGCCGGCCAAAATCCATTCGTAGACAAGAAGACACATGTCGAATCCCCTTGTGATAGTAGGATCCTCCAGAAGGAATAGGAAGTCCGTGTGTATATGATCATTTGCAGAAGGGAATAAAAAGCATGACATAACAATCACCGTGAAACATATGAAGATGTCTTCATCACTAAGATCTTCTGATGATGTGAGCAAATTTCCAAAGAAAGTGACATTTGGAATTTCTGAAAGATTGAACCTAGACATAATGAAACTCCTCCCTCTCTCCTTATTGGGCATCGCTATAATGCCGCTGTTCGGCAGACCCAACACAAGATGGACAGACTCCTTAGAAAGAGAGATGATCTTCTGATCATCAATAATGATTTGGGAAGATATTGTGTCTACGCAACCAACAATCCATCTGGTGAAGTGAGAAGGGAGTTCAGTCTTCTCAAACTTCAGGAGATGCTCAAACCCGTATTTTGAGATCACATCCTTCCGCCCAATAGCCATACGCTTGAGTATCTCAGCGAAGTACTTGGTAGCATACACACTGTACACATCCCTTCCTAGCCCTGTTGCTTTTAGCCTTTTATTCTGAAAAACCATATTGAAAAAGCAAACTAAGACTAACAAAAAAAAGTGAATTCAGTGATGCAAAAACATTAAAGAGTTGGTACAAGAGATATTCAACAACCTCGACTTTGATATTAGCGTTGTGACAAAAAACTAAGAATTCCCTCTTGAGAGATTTGAGAGCCTGTTGGGCAAGATGGAAACCAACAAACAGAGACcatcaacataaaaataaaaagaaaaaataaactgaAAACTAGAAGATAAAACATACCTCCTTCTTGAAAAAGCCGAATAGAGCATCCTCTAACATcttcttcctcctggacacagATTCCTTTCAAAGCAAACAAACAGAGAAAAAAGTTGTTACACACATATAAGACAGAAAACAAAACACATAAAAAGGTGTGAAAAGCCGATTAAAATCTACATGACCATACATCATCACTGGATGTGCTACTCTCCTCCAGACTGTCGTTGTTTGACATTTCATTATCAGGATCGTAGCTGTCGTCATAGCCAACACTGGAAGGTCTATAACCTGCATAATCTGCACACCTGCATGTATGGGGGAATGAAAAAGTTAAGAAAAAATTGCCTTGAAAGAATATCAGAAAAAAATGTTGTGCTCGCAGCAAAgctaaaaagtaaaaaaaactaaCTACTTCTACAATGATTGTGGGCTAGATCATGCTTGCAGCATGCAAAAACACTAAATTCAAAACCATCTTGAATCTACACCCATATCAATTTCCCCATACAAAAAGAACATGAAAACAAACATAGGCAGTGGCACATGATCAAACATAGAACATTTGAAAAACTGCACGTGAATACACCCAAGATTGAAGAAATAGTATGAACTAGGATAACTCTCTCGTCATATGACAAAACAAAGAACATGTGGTCATCATAAGGCCCTTCAAAAAGGATCTGGACACTGGACATCAAACATACTGCTGCTGTTATGGAGTTACTCATAACTGAAGGAGCGTCTTAACATCTATTCATTCAGGTACGAAGGGGACGAAAAAAAGCATTCAAAAAACATATGTATAAGGAAAAAAAGCATAGATCCAAAAACACATGTATGAGCACAGATATCTAAATCTTTCACTTCTCACTTATTCAGATTAAAAAAGAGGGGGTGACTGCAACAAATTCCATTGCAGACATGAGTTTCAGAGACATCTACTGCCTGGTTAGTTGGTGCATATCACTGCTTTCAGATTATCCCTAACCATTCTCCAGGTAATCACTCGATGCTCAGGGGAAAAAACACATCCATTACTAAAAGCCATCAAAATCAAACTAACAACAAAAATAGTGGAAGTCTACAATTTCTCCCCACCTTCCTGACTAAAATCCACACACTAGTACTCCTGCAGAAAAAAACACATACATTCATTTACCTATCTCTGACCATCTACAAACATTCCTTGGGCCTCTAAAAAAATCTTACAGGGGACACACTAAAGTGGGAAAATCAAATGACAGTGAACATGAGCTCTACATCCAGAACAAAAGAGAAATACATTCAACACAAAGTTGAGGCAGACTTAGTAAAGGAAAATTGGGGAACAAACACGTACAGGGAGCCTGAGACAAATTCACGGGCGTTCTCTGATGAAACCACTCAAAAAACTCCCCACCATTGAAGAAATTCAGAGGCGTTTCTATTCTACCACACACCTTCCTGGCCGAAATCCACAAAAAACTGAACCACCCCCCTGGCTATTGGAGGTCTGTGACCGGCGACAGTGACGACAAACTGAAATTTAGCACGAAGGCGGGGAGCAGACACATATAGAACAGAATAAAGGGCAGCGCGAAGGAGCGTGATACCTTGCGCCGCGACGGCGCCGGCGAATGCTGTCGCCCCCAACGATTGGAGCTTGCTGGTGGCGAACACGGCGGGGCAGCTCCGCCGAGATCCTCTCCAAACCAACACCTAACGTGCCTGCCGCCGGCCCTGTGGAGCACGCCTCTCGCTTACAAGCTCTCCACGCGGAGGACTCGCCGCGCGCCATCTCCGTTGCTAAACGCCGGCGAGGACGCCCCCGCCTTCCTTCTGCCGTCTTCGCCCCGCCTCGGCCTACCCCCACCAACCCCTTCTGCAGATAGAGCAAAGGACGCCGCCCCATAACTGAATAGAAAATTCAAAAACGCATGTCTCTTGCGGATCGAATAGTGAAATCCATTGCAGACCCGCAAGCCTGAAAGCCCAACAACACGGAAAAAGGTCCACCACACACCCAACATCGTACCGAGGACAAACAAAATGCGCTGAGATTCGTGTTAATTAGACGGACTAAAAAACGACCTGAGACGAAATCATTTTCAGACGACTGAAAATTAGTAAAACTGTAAAGAAATCCATTTCGAGATACGCAGCACTTcaagtactccctctggtcctttttactctgcacattggatttgccgaaagtcaaactttgctaagtttgaccaaatttatattagaaattattagcatctataatatctaataaatataatatgaaaatatattccaaaatgaatctaatgatattggtgttgttatgtgaatgtccataattttttatataaacttggtcaaagttggatgagattgacttcagatAAACCTAATattaaaaaggaccggagggagtacattaatTAGCAAGAGATTGAACTGCCCAGAGTAGCATTGGCAATAGCCCATGTACATTGCCAAGCCATAGATACAAGGTCCAGCACAAGGGGATACCAATAGGGCCTTGGTCCAGCACAAAGGGATACCAACAAGCCAAGGCCTGACAAAAACCCGATAAAAACAGAGGTTCACTCCTGAATTAGCCATAATTTTCAAAACCGGATTGATAATCGAACCACTGAGGCTGTTGATTTAGGTTATTTTAATCAGCCAGCCCTCTGGCTCAATAGGTTTATTGACAACAACAAAGGAAAATCCTTAAACAACTTTTTAAATAACATCAGATCAATGAATACACAACATAATCAAGGGAAAATCTAAGGTGCATAGGTTGCACCTTTGGTCTTCACTTTCTGCCACATGCCAATGAGAATTTTTGGTAATATAGAGCACATACATATGCATGAAGAAATCTCCCACATAAATGTTTAGATGATCACATTAatagctatatttttatttttgggaGCAAATTTCCTATCTATTCATCTTGCcatggtagtacaaagaacacaaaGATAATAAAAATCACATCCATTTCCGTAGACCACCTAGCCACGACTACAAGCACTGTAGCAAGCCAAAGGCGCACCACCGTCATCGCCTCTCCCTCAACGGAGCAAAGCCAAACTTGTTCTAGTAGAAAGTCGTGAAGTTGTCATGCTAAGGCCTGACAAGCCTAGCAGACCAGAACAACAACCATCATGGTTGAAGAAAAGTATAGATCAAAAGAATCTAACCTAGACACACGAACAGAGACGAACTAAAGATTGCATCCAAGAAGATCTACTGAAGACCAACCCTGACTGAATCTCGCGAGATTCCTCGAAGACACACCTTCACACACCCTTCGACGACACTAGACGCATCATTGGAACGGATGGTTAGGCATggagaaccttatttcatcttcagggagTCGCATCGCCTCGTCTTCTTGAGCAGGACACAAAGCCTAAACGAACTAAAAAAAGCCTAAAACGGAGCAAGatccctcccaccggcaagggtcgGGGTCCATCATGCCCCCATGGCCCTAACGCCACCAGAGACGAGGCGGACCAACAACAGCACCGATGGGAGGCAGAGGAACCCTAAGTTTTTGCCTTGGAGAGGAGGAGGCGACGGTTGTGTCTATATTTCGGTAACCTAATTGCTAGATTCAAATGTTCAAAATGATTTATCTCATGAAGTGTTAAACGGATTAGCATTCCATTTTCAACCGTTTGTCTGAATGAGGGTTTCAAAACAAGATCACATGTTGTCATGTTTTGAGGAATTTTGTTTTCTCCTCTAGTAGCCAGAATATGTCAACATAGTTGTCCATGCTAATCGTGAACAATTGCCACCACAATTATGCGCAGTTACTAGATAGTATGTTTGTATATTTTTAGACATTGTAATGTTATGTAAGGATATATAGTGAACACTGAAGTGTTAACAGTAGAAAAAGTACGATTGGTTTTAATAAACTCTGTCCTCATATGCCTTCACTCTTCTAGCTCCCAAAAGGGGTCTTGCAAAGACTGGTCTATTTTAGGTCCATGTTTTTTTGGCAAGGAGAtgatgaaaagaaaaaaatataggtTGACCAAATGAagcgtggtttgtaggccgaaagaccaggGCGGcctcgcactagtagaaaaagggttaaatgtgaagcacattagtgccggtttgaatttgagccggcactagtgccggttccaatggctaggtgGGAGGGCattattagtaccggttcgtgggcaacctttagtaccggttcatgccacggaccggtactaatgaggctgtgtcagACTATATATGGTCAGGCTGGGGCcgccacgaagacctttagtaccggttcatgccatgaaccggtattaGAGTTTCTTAgcaagctgatttttagtcccacctcgccaagaaagaggcagtatgagcggtttataagccgtgagtgcacagacaatgacaaagaggcgcaatgctcacctgcatgttgattagcttcaagcctttcgaaatagcatagattgcactgagctatgtgcaatgcagtctacactattccgaaaggcttgaagcaaattaatcagcattgcatctcttttttagttttaataacttatttgaactccagacttcttttgtgttcagtatgcagcattcaaaacgacgtcatcaatttccaacatgttctgacatcatttgttgtttttcggtcatttacctaattgtttagagagctaaatgaccgtgaaattgaaaatcattataaaataaattctgaaaatattgaaacttggcatggtatcatcatttcacccgcatagcatgtgcgaaagagtagagagggtcacggcaaaaactggacgcacttcgtgtacaaactggaaatagaagaaaagaaataatgcagaaaagaaaaaaactataaaacaaattactcaaaaataaatagaagaaaataaataatgcagaaaagaaaaaactatataaaaaattactcaaaaataaatagaagaaaataaataatgcagaaaagaaaaaactatataaaaaatttgttggcgcgctgtccagtgggcctgccagacttagggtgtgcaaatgcaggcccagaagggccagcagactcacagggcagcacgccctagttaggcccagaagcctgctatatagagaaactcgaaggagcagccgcggctgggtttataaaccagtgcggctgcccttcgctcggcgaggtgggactaaacattgtgcaccgccggtggcagcgcacaaccattagtaccggttggtggctccaaccggtactaaaggggtcgtttctcgctccaaccggtactaaagactcCTCCTATATGTATGGCACTTACAAAaaaatcagtttcatcgaccaccagtaCTTCTTCTCGATCCAACCTCTCCGCCACGcccgtcgcccatcgcgcgccgccctcgccgcccccaccgcccgtcgtcgccgtcaccaccGTCGCCCacgccacccgtcgtcgccgtcaccgccgtcgccgtcaccNNNNNNNNNNNNNNNNNNNNNNNNNNNNNNNNNNNNNNNNNNNNNNNNNNNNNNNNNNNNNNNNNNNNNNNNNNNNNNNNNNNNNNNNNNNNNNNNNNNNNNNNNNNNNNNNNNNNNNNNNNNNNNNNNNNNNNNNNNNNNNNNNNNNNNNNNNNNNNNNNNNNNNNNNNNNNNNNNNNNNNNNNNNNNNNNNNNNNNNNNNNNNNNNNNNNNNNNNNNNNNNNNNNNNNNNNNNNNNNNNNNNNNNNNNNNNNNNNNNNNNNNNNNNNNNNNNNNNNNNNNNNNNNNNNNNNNNNNNNNNNNNNNNNNNNNNNNNNNNNNNNNNNNNNNNNNNNNNNNNNNNNNNNNNNNNNNNNNNNNNNNNNNNNNNNNNNNNNNNNNNNNNNNNNNNNNNNNNNNNNNNNNNNNNNNNNNNNNNNNNNNNNNNNNNNNNNNNNNNNNNNNNNNNNNNNNNNNNNNNNNNNNNNNNNNNNNNNNNNNNNNNNNNNNNNNNNNNNNNNNNNNNNNNNNNNNNNNNNNNNNNNNNNNNNNNNNNNNNNNNNNNNNNNNNNNNNNNNNNNGATATTAGTGTCAAatattagatgaattagatataaattatatgttagatatatatttaatttagttatatgagatttcattacctaattaacattttattatatagaactagctaccttatttttagtaagaaaattaatagaact
The sequence above is drawn from the Triticum aestivum cultivar Chinese Spring chromosome 7A, IWGSC CS RefSeq v2.1, whole genome shotgun sequence genome and encodes:
- the LOC123149254 gene encoding uncharacterized protein isoform X3, which gives rise to MARGESSAWRACKREACSTGPAAGTLGVGLERISAELPRRVRHQQAPIVGGDSIRRRRRGARCADYAGYRPSSVGYDDSYDPDNEMSNNDSLEESSTSSDDESVSRRKKMLEDALFGFFKKEALKSLKREFLVFCHNANIKVENKRLKATGLGRDVYSVYATKYFAEILKRMAIGRKDVISKYGFEHLLKFEKTELPSHFTRWIVGCVDTISSQIIIDDQKIISLSKESVHLVLGLPNSGIIAMPNKERGRSFIMSRFNLSEIPNVTFFGNLLTSSEDLSDEDIFICFTVIVMSCFLFPSANDHIHTDFLFLLEDPTITRGFDMCLLVYEWILAGINQYVLFGRETGRKPKAFDFCIYCLAVLYLDKLDFGIRVVEQGVPRILAWKGNLIKHFSELDRKKRNLFGRRPFKKEHVFATEIGAPHGIIQQGSISVSFKEEMMSSYANILHTQIIQGIIDSADCDNIKESGLQNVQEAITSNVLKFLSGSRLSSLFVVSGRDTSSKLGPVAKQNMGIMSKDDRTQQKSSHEYGECSKVNENLKHVKSSINRTTVKINENIVSSFAPTKPSVIGTRNNKLPLQPIDENSLSVVHKSSHDALATPDCVITKIVEHSNEKAN
- the LOC123149254 gene encoding uncharacterized protein isoform X2 gives rise to the protein MARGESSAWRACKREACSTGPAAGTLGVGLERISAELPRRVRHQQAPIVGGDSIRRRRRGARCADYAGYRPSSVGYDDSYDPDNEMSNNDSLEESSTSSDDESVSRRKKMLEDALFGFFKKEALKSLKREFLVFCHNANIKVENKRLKATGLGRDVYSVYATKYFAEILKRMAIGRKDVISKYGFEHLLKFEKTELPSHFTRWIVGCVDTISSQIIIDDQKIISLSKESVHLVLGLPNSGIIAMPNKERGRSFIMSRFNLSEIPNVTFFGNLLTSSEDLSDEDIFICFTVIVMSCFLFPSANDHIHTDFLFLLEDPTITRGFDMCLLVYEWILAGINQYVLFGRETGRKPKAFDFCIYCLAVLYLDKLDFGIRVVEQGVPRILAWKGNLIKHFSELDRKKRNLFGRRPFKKEHVFATEIGAPHGIIQQGSISVSFKEEMMSSYANILHTQIIQGIIDSADCDNIKESGLQNVQEAITSNVLKFLSGSRLSSLFVVSGRDTSSKLGPVAKQNMGIMSKDDRTQQKSSHEYGECSKVNENLKHVKSSINRTTVKINENIVSSFAPTKPSVIGTRNNKLPLQPIDENSLSVVHKSSHDALATPDCVITKIVEHSNEKVPEVGVVKKFSVQNGQGTFTRSTSLTGTKNDVGRLRGI
- the LOC123149254 gene encoding uncharacterized protein isoform X1, whose protein sequence is MARGESSAWRACKREACSTGPAAGTLGVGLERISAELPRRVRHQQAPIVGGDSIRRRRRGARCADYAGYRPSSVGYDDSYDPDNEMSNNDSLEESSTSSDDESVSRRKKMLEDALFGFFKKEALKSLKREFLVFCHNANIKVENKRLKATGLGRDVYSVYATKYFAEILKRMAIGRKDVISKYGFEHLLKFEKTELPSHFTRWIVGCVDTISSQIIIDDQKIISLSKESVHLVLGLPNSGIIAMPNKERGRSFIMSRFNLSEIPNVTFFGNLLTSSEDLSDEDIFICFTVIVMSCFLFPSANDHIHTDFLFLLEDPTITRGFDMCLLVYEWILAGINQYVLFGRETGRKPKAFDFCIYCLAVLYLDKLDFGIRVVEQGVPRILAWKGNLIKHFSELDRKKRNLFGRRPFKKEHVFATEIGAPHGIIQQGSISVSFKEEMMSSYANILHTQIIQGIIDSADCDNIKESGLQNVQEAITSNVLKFLSGSRLSSLFVVSGRDTSSKLGPVAKQNMGIMSKDDRTQQKSSHEYGECSKVNENLKHVKSSINRTTVKINENIVSSFAPTKPSVIGTRNNKLPLQPIDENSLSVVHKSSHDALATPDCVITKIVEHSNEKVPEVGVVKKVRARMFNTMHHEQEFSLINTFPVGLKERNSFLQFSVQNGQGTFTRSTSLTGTKNDVGRLRGI